From a region of the Litoribrevibacter albus genome:
- a CDS encoding IS3 family transposase (programmed frameshift) has translation MSGKRYPEDFKIEAVRQVTDRGYKVSEVADRLGVTVKSLHDWIKKYGSHSEQHQALSDQQAEIRKLKAELRRVTEERDIPKGGRRVLCRGVKEKYAFMKEWLHRFSLTTMCRTLGVHRSGFYQWLNGSPGPRAQENATLTGQIKQCWIESGFAYGYRNITLDLHELGHRCSRNRVHRLMKVAGIRSLRGYRRHPGFQGGKSADVAPNTLDRAFEVDGPNKVWVTDFTYIRTHEGWLYLTIVLDLFSRQVIGWSMKANARADLVLDALLMAMWRRKPKGRVLVHSDQGIQYTCSDWRKFLKDHNLEASMSRRGNCHDNAVAESFFAQLKTERIKRKVYPTRNEARADIFNYIEFFYNPVRRHGNNGGVSPAKFEEQYFMKLSGV, from the exons ATGAGTGGTAAACGTTATCCGGAAGATTTCAAGATTGAAGCGGTTCGTCAGGTCACGGATCGAGGATATAAAGTATCCGAAGTGGCTGACCGGCTGGGTGTTACCGTTAAGAGCCTGCACGACTGGATCAAGAAGTACGGTAGCCACAGCGAGCAGCATCAGGCCCTGTCGGATCAACAGGCAGAGATCCGTAAACTCAAGGCCGAGCTGCGCCGCGTCACCGAGGAGCGCGACATAC CTAAAGGAGGCCGCCGCGTACTTTGCCGGGGAGTCAAAGAAAAGTACGCGTTCATGAAGGAGTGGCTCCATCGCTTTTCACTGACGACCATGTGCCGAACCCTGGGTGTCCATCGAAGTGGTTTTTACCAGTGGCTCAATGGGTCACCAGGGCCACGAGCACAGGAAAATGCAACGCTAACCGGACAGATCAAGCAATGCTGGATAGAAAGTGGATTTGCCTATGGCTACAGGAATATTACCCTCGACCTTCATGAGCTGGGGCATCGGTGCAGCAGAAACCGGGTGCACCGCCTGATGAAGGTCGCCGGAATCCGCTCCCTGCGGGGTTATCGGCGACACCCTGGCTTTCAGGGTGGCAAGTCTGCGGACGTTGCGCCGAACACGCTGGATCGCGCCTTTGAGGTTGATGGGCCCAATAAGGTCTGGGTGACCGACTTTACGTATATCCGAACCCACGAGGGCTGGTTGTATCTGACGATTGTCCTGGATCTCTTCTCGCGACAGGTCATTGGCTGGAGCATGAAGGCCAACGCCAGAGCCGATCTGGTTCTGGATGCACTGCTGATGGCGATGTGGCGACGTAAACCCAAGGGCCGGGTGCTGGTTCACTCGGATCAGGGCATCCAGTACACCTGCTCTGACTGGCGCAAGTTCCTGAAGGATCACAATCTGGAAGCCAGCATGAGTCGTCGAGGCAACTGTCATGATAACGCTGTAGCCGAAAGCTTCTTTGCACAACTGAAGACCGAGCGAATCAAGCGGAAAGTGTATCCGACACGCAACGAAGCCCGAGCGGATATCTTCAATTACATCGAGTTCTTCTATAACCCGGTGAGGCGCCATGGCAACAATGGTGGTGTGTCACCAGCCAAGTTCGAAGAGCAGTACTTTATGAAGCTGTCAGGTGTCTAG
- a CDS encoding DUF7146 domain-containing protein, with amino-acid sequence MKKRNSTEMKRRMEGRWLAAFKALAPALDQAIDNLGTNVPCPVEGGTDGFRLFKDANYTGGGVKQSWRIIPEGIDMLMWVNDWSFTKVYDELEAWLGDKPVEAGPKYLPKPKPVDEEGLRKWLNRIWKEALPLTDLAAYPARAYFSYRWVNTAALSANDVRFHPCLNYKDKQGNVLGKFGAVLSLVRNNEGEPVAIHRTFITKGGLKVNLGKTHKPKKMTPSVNQRSKGRHIRLFAPQNGYLGVSEGLETALAVYQAKQFPVWPGLSNTILQSFVPPKGVHTILNFVDKDRNKAGENAAEILRANLAPKGIRVIDLLPPTSILDTDEKGVDWADQLKRDVSGFGLIDQALAFSRLKQA; translated from the coding sequence ATGAAGAAACGAAACTCAACTGAAATGAAGCGCCGAATGGAAGGCCGTTGGCTTGCTGCTTTCAAAGCACTCGCGCCAGCACTGGATCAGGCCATCGACAACCTCGGTACGAATGTACCTTGCCCGGTTGAAGGTGGAACGGACGGTTTTAGGCTTTTCAAAGACGCCAACTACACAGGCGGTGGAGTAAAACAGTCATGGCGTATTATCCCGGAAGGGATCGATATGCTCATGTGGGTAAATGATTGGTCCTTTACCAAGGTCTACGATGAACTTGAAGCTTGGTTGGGTGATAAACCTGTCGAGGCTGGACCGAAATATCTACCAAAGCCTAAGCCTGTAGATGAAGAGGGTCTGCGCAAGTGGCTGAACAGGATTTGGAAAGAGGCATTGCCTTTGACCGATCTTGCAGCTTATCCAGCTCGGGCTTACTTCAGTTACCGTTGGGTGAATACTGCTGCATTGTCTGCCAACGATGTGCGGTTTCATCCTTGTCTTAACTACAAAGATAAACAGGGCAACGTTCTCGGTAAGTTCGGAGCAGTCCTGTCCCTGGTGCGCAATAACGAGGGGGAGCCAGTCGCGATACATCGGACGTTCATCACTAAAGGTGGATTGAAGGTAAATCTCGGCAAAACTCACAAACCTAAGAAGATGACGCCTTCTGTGAATCAACGCAGTAAGGGGCGGCATATTCGGTTGTTTGCACCACAAAACGGTTACTTGGGAGTCTCTGAAGGTCTGGAAACTGCGCTCGCGGTATATCAGGCTAAGCAGTTTCCCGTTTGGCCGGGCCTGTCCAATACAATACTTCAATCGTTCGTTCCTCCAAAGGGCGTGCATACGATTCTGAATTTTGTGGATAAAGACAGAAACAAAGCAGGGGAGAATGCGGCGGAAATCCTTCGGGCAAATTTAGCGCCTAAAGGTATTCGCGTTATCGACCTGTTACCACCAACGTCGATTCTCGATACCGATGAAAAAGGTGTTGATTGGGCGGATCAGTTGAAAAGGGATGTTAGTGGTTTTGGTCTGATAGACCAGGCACTTGCCTTCAGCCGACTGAAACAAGCCTGA